The Aulosira sp. FACHB-615 genome includes a window with the following:
- a CDS encoding TrkA C-terminal domain-containing protein codes for MLENQSFIEPSLFGVYIQSNSIYCGIHLAKVTLPDQCTFLGILRAGQIIPLQSNPEIYAGDYILAIALNPMMVPALKVTLKKIHSVYYSLSNCLLEARPHYISNYSRDFN; via the coding sequence ATGCTTGAAAATCAAAGTTTTATCGAACCTAGTTTATTTGGTGTTTACATTCAATCAAATAGTATTTACTGTGGGATTCATTTAGCTAAGGTTACTTTACCTGATCAATGTACTTTTCTCGGTATTTTAAGGGCAGGTCAAATCATTCCTCTACAATCTAATCCAGAGATTTATGCTGGAGATTATATTCTAGCGATCGCACTTAATCCAATGATGGTTCCCGCACTCAAAGTTACTCTCAAAAAAATCCATTCTGTTTACTATTCTCTCAGCAACTGCTTGCTAGAAGCTCGACCACATTACATTAGTAATTACTCTCGTGATTTTAATTAA
- a CDS encoding pentapeptide repeat-containing protein: MLRFIWIISYLTITSLVSQDNNLIWQNPVKKLQATRKCLSCDLSGLNLSGANLEKVDLRSADLQRTNLSHANLRYANLEWADLRNANLQGADLTGANLSIASLGGANLQGANLEASNLKMASLRSSNLSNANLAKAAINQDLQNSNSVILCKTTLPNGVTSRRCNSQLNQD; encoded by the coding sequence ATGTTGAGATTTATCTGGATTATCAGTTATTTAACAATCACTTCATTAGTGAGCCAAGATAATAATTTAATTTGGCAAAATCCAGTGAAAAAGCTACAAGCAACCAGAAAATGTCTTAGCTGTGACTTATCAGGGTTAAATTTATCAGGTGCTAATTTAGAAAAAGTTGATTTGCGTTCGGCAGATTTGCAAAGAACAAACCTCAGTCATGCTAATCTACGCTATGCCAATCTAGAGTGGGCAGATTTACGCAATGCAAATTTACAAGGAGCCGATTTAACAGGGGCAAACCTCAGCATAGCCTCTTTAGGTGGAGCTAATTTGCAAGGAGCTAATCTTGAAGCCTCAAATTTGAAAATGGCTAGTCTCAGAAGTAGTAATCTTAGTAATGCTAATCTTGCCAAAGCAGCAATTAATCAGGATTTACAAAACAGTAATTCAGTGATTTTATGCAAAACAACATTACCCAATGGAGTTACATCACGGCGCTGTAATAGTCAGTTGAATCAAGACTAA
- a CDS encoding ribonuclease T2 family protein — protein sequence MLRSLKQTLALVVLLAFSCLLWSSPALAVSSSAGQFTTAVDACEAVSSIKKGTNPGDVRLQPGQTYQIVDQNKDNPTHYLLEIAGASPSQRWVAISCVSSNGVSTDTTGNIPPVIPVAVGNDYLLAVSWQPAFCESKPDKAECKNLAQHPDRPEATHFVLHGLWPQPASNIYCGVSQSDINFDKTSDWSKLPAVEKELSPETWTKLQAVMPGTASNLQRHEWIKHGTCYQGTAEEYFTEAIALLDVLNKSPIQALVASNIGRQLTLKEIDQALSSLVADAGDKTEVKCTNAVLGELWLNLRGDITPNTLISDLLINSPKAKQEKFQACLIDDARS from the coding sequence ATGCTGCGATCGCTCAAACAAACGCTGGCGTTAGTAGTTTTGTTAGCATTTTCGTGTCTTTTATGGTCTTCTCCGGCTCTAGCTGTAAGTTCCTCAGCAGGTCAATTCACCACTGCTGTTGATGCTTGTGAAGCCGTAAGCTCGATTAAAAAAGGCACAAACCCTGGTGATGTCAGATTACAGCCGGGACAAACTTATCAAATCGTTGATCAAAATAAGGATAACCCGACTCACTACCTGCTGGAAATTGCTGGTGCCAGCCCTTCTCAGCGTTGGGTTGCTATTAGTTGCGTTAGTTCTAATGGTGTATCTACTGATACCACAGGAAACATCCCTCCTGTAATTCCTGTAGCTGTGGGTAATGACTATTTACTAGCAGTAAGTTGGCAACCTGCTTTTTGTGAAAGCAAACCCGACAAAGCTGAGTGTAAAAATTTAGCACAACACCCAGACCGTCCCGAAGCTACTCACTTCGTTTTACATGGTTTGTGGCCTCAGCCAGCATCTAATATTTACTGTGGAGTCAGTCAAAGTGATATCAATTTTGATAAAACTAGTGATTGGTCAAAGTTGCCAGCTGTAGAGAAAGAACTTTCACCAGAAACTTGGACAAAGCTACAAGCAGTAATGCCAGGAACCGCTTCTAACTTGCAAAGACATGAATGGATTAAGCATGGTACTTGCTATCAAGGCACAGCAGAGGAATATTTCACTGAAGCCATTGCTTTGCTTGATGTCTTAAACAAATCACCAATTCAAGCATTAGTAGCGAGTAATATTGGTCGCCAACTTACTCTCAAGGAAATCGATCAAGCCTTGTCATCTCTTGTTGCTGATGCTGGAGATAAGACAGAGGTTAAATGCACCAATGCTGTATTAGGTGAACTGTGGCTTAACCTCAGAGGTGATATTACACCTAACACTTTAATTAGTGACTTGCTAATCAATAGCCCAAAAGCCAAGCAAGAAAAGTTTCAGGCTTGCTTAATTGATGATGCACGTAGTTAA
- a CDS encoding APC family permease has product MVKSMFSTKRLNRRFMRWLLAENRREKEGPYHKEEAHRQHPWWQVMCLTGVDYFSTLGYQPGIAALAAGALSPIATFILVLLTLFGALPIYRRIAAKSPHGEGSIAMLEHLLSWWQGKLLVLCLLGFVATDFIITITLSAADATAHIIENPLTPHLLHSQGIAITLILVALLGAVFLRGFKEAIGIAVFLVAVYLLLNLIVIGIGLYQIVIHPEAIANWQTALFARNNNFFVLIGLAVLLFPRLALGLSGFETGVTVMPLVQGGSNDTPEMPRGRIRNTRKLLTAAAVIMSFFLLTSSLVTTVLIPAAEFATGGKANGRALAYLAHLYLGNGFGTIYDLSTISILWFAGASAMAGLLNIVPRYLPRYGMAPSWALLNRPLVLVYTSIAFVVTIIFQANVEAQGGAYATGVLVLISSAAFAVTLSAHRHNSRQGRIVFALITLVFIYTTIVNIIERPEGIKIAAFFIGTIIVTSLVSRVWRSTELRVEQIEVDENAREFIAEESQGAIRIIANRLNVGNEQEYLLKEKEVREDNHIPPTDPVLFLEILVSDASDFTDVIRVKGVKVGDYRILRAESAAVPNAIAALLLYIRDQTGKIPHAYFGWVEGNPIQYLLRFILFGEGDIAVVTREVLRRAEKNSHRRPGIHVGG; this is encoded by the coding sequence ATGGTTAAATCAATGTTTTCAACAAAACGGCTCAATAGACGGTTTATGCGTTGGCTACTGGCAGAAAACCGCCGAGAGAAGGAAGGGCCTTACCATAAAGAAGAAGCACACCGACAGCATCCTTGGTGGCAGGTTATGTGCTTGACTGGTGTAGACTATTTTTCTACCCTTGGTTATCAACCGGGAATTGCTGCCTTAGCGGCTGGTGCGCTTTCTCCTATTGCTACCTTCATTTTGGTTTTATTGACACTTTTTGGTGCATTGCCAATTTACCGCCGCATTGCTGCTAAAAGCCCACATGGTGAAGGTTCGATTGCGATGTTGGAGCATTTATTATCTTGGTGGCAAGGCAAATTACTGGTATTGTGTCTACTTGGCTTTGTGGCAACCGACTTTATTATTACTATTACTCTGTCGGCGGCTGATGCCACAGCCCATATCATCGAAAATCCCCTAACACCACATTTGCTGCACAGTCAAGGTATTGCCATTACACTCATATTAGTTGCTTTACTGGGTGCAGTTTTCTTGAGAGGTTTTAAAGAAGCAATTGGGATTGCAGTATTTTTAGTGGCAGTTTATCTGCTGTTGAATTTGATTGTAATTGGCATTGGTTTATATCAGATAGTAATTCACCCAGAAGCGATCGCCAATTGGCAAACGGCACTTTTCGCGCGAAATAACAATTTCTTTGTCCTCATCGGCTTGGCTGTCTTGTTATTTCCTCGCTTGGCTTTGGGTTTATCTGGATTTGAAACTGGTGTTACCGTGATGCCCTTAGTTCAAGGTGGTAGTAACGATACCCCAGAAATGCCCAGAGGCAGAATCCGCAATACCCGCAAGCTACTAACGGCTGCGGCGGTAATTATGAGCTTCTTTTTGCTCACCAGCAGTCTTGTCACTACAGTTTTAATTCCAGCCGCAGAATTTGCCACAGGCGGAAAAGCCAATGGACGCGCCCTGGCTTATCTGGCACATCTTTATTTAGGCAATGGCTTTGGTACAATTTACGATTTAAGCACTATTTCTATTCTGTGGTTTGCTGGGGCATCAGCAATGGCAGGACTACTAAATATTGTGCCACGTTACTTACCACGCTATGGAATGGCACCGAGTTGGGCGTTATTGAATCGCCCACTTGTATTAGTATATACAAGCATTGCCTTTGTAGTTACAATTATTTTCCAAGCTAATGTCGAAGCGCAGGGTGGTGCTTATGCTACAGGTGTGTTGGTATTAATTAGCTCTGCTGCCTTTGCTGTGACTTTATCAGCCCACCGGCACAATTCCAGACAGGGGCGAATTGTTTTTGCTTTGATTACCCTGGTCTTTATCTATACAACAATTGTCAATATCATTGAGCGACCAGAAGGGATTAAAATTGCGGCGTTCTTCATTGGTACAATCATTGTAACTTCCCTGGTTTCCCGTGTTTGGCGCTCAACGGAACTGCGAGTAGAACAAATAGAAGTTGATGAAAATGCCCGTGAATTTATTGCCGAAGAAAGTCAAGGTGCAATTAGAATCATTGCTAATCGCTTAAATGTAGGCAATGAACAAGAATATTTATTAAAAGAAAAAGAGGTACGGGAAGACAACCACATTCCGCCTACAGATCCGGTGCTGTTTTTAGAGATTTTGGTATCTGATGCGTCAGATTTTACTGATGTGATTAGAGTCAAAGGCGTAAAAGTTGGGGATTATCGAATTTTACGGGCGGAAAGTGCCGCAGTTCCAAATGCGATCGCTGCTTTGTTGCTTTATATTCGTGACCAAACTGGTAAAATACCTCACGCCTACTTTGGTTGGGTAGAAGGAAATCCCATCCAGTACTTACTAAGGTTTATCTTGTTTGGTGAAGGTGACATTGCTGTAGTTACCCGTGAAGTTCTACGTCGCGCTGAAAAAAATTCCCACAGGCGACCGGGGATTCATGTTGGTGGGTAA
- a CDS encoding SufE family protein has translation MSSSLDSLPPALAKIVQRFQRASDPKRRYEQLIWYAQKLPEFPEADKVPENKVPGCVSQVYVTAALNDGKVVFQGESDSQLTKGLVALLIEGLNGLSPTEIVQLTPDFIQETGLNVSLTPSRANGFYNIFKTMQKKALECKLEQ, from the coding sequence ATGTCTTCTAGTTTAGATTCTTTACCACCTGCTTTGGCTAAAATCGTCCAACGCTTTCAACGTGCATCTGATCCGAAGCGGCGTTATGAACAACTGATCTGGTATGCCCAAAAACTTCCAGAGTTTCCCGAAGCTGATAAAGTACCAGAAAATAAAGTTCCTGGTTGTGTGTCTCAGGTGTATGTTACCGCCGCCTTAAATGATGGAAAAGTGGTATTTCAAGGAGAATCTGATTCTCAGTTAACTAAGGGGCTAGTGGCGCTGTTAATTGAAGGATTAAACGGGCTAAGTCCTACAGAAATTGTCCAATTAACACCAGATTTTATTCAAGAAACTGGTTTAAATGTGAGTTTGACACCTTCCCGCGCTAACGGTTTTTACAACATATTTAAAACCATGCAAAAGAAGGCATTGGAATGTAAGTTAGAGCAATAA
- a CDS encoding peptidoglycan DD-metalloendopeptidase family protein — MLKNTPSNDGVPSEQLSVVNSKANRRVSTQAAMIGLAISVGATSLFVTRQSDQAQAAAPVGSQKVASNLPVAPDTEMKFVPATLESQLVSAATMPENPVIVEPTAISQLPGLEAKLQVAANGMPVEVPTPENVAQTAAEKNAKDGEAQENLTANDASEIKAANDEVKAKLKAQQEFALYNLQAKSNRLRASLAELRSGESKNLAKTPALKQEVVVAEKLPPQSISQEVGQQLPGLVDEDKTKFFPEVKQPKLPSESVQPLATTSVPATPQITAPTDTGTAYEVKPGDTLAAIANRYNTTVAELAKLNNISNPNQLKINQKIILPSANANRNGAISIPVAVNQPNVQLTNNVKIAGVPVNTASSNPNVPLAPVSPVFVNNNTVKPTTATNNQTQTNTVNGVGGDTPVPKVFTELQSGSQTQRVARGRNNERLQSLQAEIQRLQQKYRNQESGNTGNVVAQAITDTDKNSISIPVPVAVPNNLAVTKPVSGNKTFAVPIPVPTPILPSYNAQPVKPEFSAIRSTTDEPINPEFLPNRARVTVPPIGINAADSPRRMRGTKVSPQLPPLAAVDQYLPKPIDETIPPPSTSSVAYIWPAKGVFTSGYGWRWGRMHKGIDVANATGTPVYASADGVIEKAGWNRGGYGNLVDIRHPDGSMTRYGHNSKILVRAGQQVRQGETIALMGSTGFSTGPHTHFEIHPSGKGAVNPIAFLPQQNRI; from the coding sequence GTGCTGAAAAATACCCCCAGCAATGATGGTGTCCCTAGTGAGCAGTTAAGTGTGGTAAATTCCAAGGCTAATCGTCGAGTTAGCACACAAGCAGCCATGATTGGCTTGGCTATTTCAGTTGGAGCGACCAGCCTTTTCGTGACTCGACAAAGCGATCAAGCTCAAGCAGCAGCACCTGTAGGCAGCCAAAAAGTAGCCTCAAACTTGCCTGTTGCTCCTGACACTGAAATGAAGTTTGTTCCCGCGACGCTGGAGAGCCAACTAGTCTCCGCAGCAACCATGCCAGAAAATCCTGTCATTGTGGAACCAACAGCAATTTCTCAGTTGCCTGGGCTTGAAGCTAAATTGCAAGTGGCAGCAAATGGAATGCCGGTGGAAGTTCCAACACCAGAGAATGTTGCCCAAACAGCAGCCGAGAAAAATGCCAAAGATGGCGAAGCACAGGAAAATCTAACAGCTAACGACGCATCTGAGATCAAAGCTGCTAACGATGAAGTCAAAGCTAAATTAAAAGCACAGCAAGAATTTGCCTTATATAACTTACAAGCAAAATCGAACCGTTTAAGAGCAAGTCTGGCGGAGTTACGGTCTGGGGAGTCAAAAAATTTAGCCAAAACTCCTGCATTGAAGCAAGAGGTAGTTGTAGCAGAGAAATTACCACCTCAAAGCATCAGTCAAGAAGTTGGGCAACAGTTACCTGGATTGGTTGATGAAGACAAAACCAAGTTCTTTCCTGAAGTTAAGCAACCAAAACTCCCAAGTGAATCGGTACAGCCACTAGCAACAACATCTGTACCTGCTACACCACAAATTACCGCACCAACGGATACTGGTACTGCTTACGAAGTTAAGCCAGGAGATACTCTAGCTGCGATCGCTAACCGATACAACACCACGGTTGCAGAACTAGCCAAACTCAACAATATCAGCAATCCCAATCAGCTCAAAATCAATCAAAAAATCATACTGCCATCGGCAAATGCTAACCGTAATGGTGCAATTTCCATACCTGTGGCCGTTAATCAGCCTAATGTACAGTTGACCAACAATGTCAAAATTGCTGGTGTACCTGTTAACACTGCCAGCAGTAACCCCAACGTACCTTTAGCACCAGTTTCACCAGTTTTTGTCAACAACAACACTGTCAAACCAACCACAGCAACAAATAACCAAACACAGACAAATACTGTTAACGGTGTAGGTGGTGATACTCCCGTACCCAAAGTCTTTACTGAATTACAGTCAGGTAGCCAAACTCAAAGAGTAGCAAGAGGCAGAAACAACGAGCGTCTTCAGAGTTTGCAGGCTGAAATTCAAAGACTACAGCAAAAATACCGCAATCAAGAGTCTGGTAATACTGGTAATGTAGTTGCCCAAGCGATTACTGATACAGACAAAAACAGCATTTCGATTCCAGTTCCTGTAGCTGTTCCTAACAACTTAGCAGTTACTAAGCCAGTCTCTGGAAATAAGACCTTTGCTGTACCCATCCCTGTTCCAACACCAATTTTACCTAGCTACAACGCTCAACCAGTTAAGCCCGAATTTAGTGCTATTCGCAGCACTACTGACGAGCCAATTAACCCAGAGTTCTTACCTAATCGCGCTAGGGTAACAGTACCACCCATTGGAATCAATGCGGCTGATTCTCCTAGAAGAATGCGGGGAACTAAAGTATCGCCACAATTGCCACCTTTGGCAGCAGTAGATCAATACTTGCCCAAACCAATTGATGAGACCATTCCTCCGCCTTCTACCTCCTCTGTAGCTTATATTTGGCCAGCCAAAGGTGTATTTACCTCTGGCTACGGTTGGCGCTGGGGAAGAATGCACAAAGGTATTGACGTTGCTAACGCAACTGGTACACCAGTTTATGCCTCGGCTGATGGTGTGATTGAAAAAGCTGGCTGGAATAGAGGTGGTTACGGTAATCTCGTGGATATTCGTCACCCTGATGGCAGTATGACCCGCTATGGTCATAACAGCAAGATTCTGGTGCGTGCCGGTCAGCAAGTGCGTCAAGGCGAAACTATTGCTTTAATGGGTAGCACTGGTTTCAGTACTGGGCCACACACTCACTTTGAAATTCATCCATCAGGTAAGGGCGCAGTTAACCCAATTGCCTTCCTACCACAACAAAACCGCATTTAG
- a CDS encoding tRNA (cytidine(34)-2'-O)-methyltransferase has translation MPQVVLVNPQIPPNTGNIARTCAATGTELHLVGPLGFEISDRYLKRAGLDYWPYVKLHYHESLAVFQDFHQQRGGRCLGFSVRGSSNYTQFQFDANDWLLFGSETTGLSPEALSICDKTLYIPMFEPGVRSLNLSVSVAIGLFEARRQLGYLM, from the coding sequence ATGCCCCAAGTTGTTTTAGTCAATCCGCAAATTCCCCCTAATACAGGCAATATAGCGCGTACTTGTGCAGCAACAGGTACAGAATTACATTTAGTGGGGCCTTTGGGCTTTGAAATTAGCGATCGCTACCTCAAACGAGCCGGTTTAGATTATTGGCCTTATGTCAAACTCCACTATCATGAATCCCTGGCAGTTTTTCAAGACTTTCATCAACAGCGCGGCGGTAGATGTCTGGGTTTTTCTGTGAGGGGAAGTAGTAATTACACTCAATTTCAGTTTGATGCAAATGATTGGTTACTGTTTGGTAGTGAAACCACTGGTTTGTCACCAGAAGCATTATCAATTTGTGATAAAACCCTTTATATTCCAATGTTTGAGCCAGGGGTTCGGAGCCTGAATCTGTCAGTCAGCGTTGCCATCGGCCTGTTTGAAGCCAGGCGACAACTCGGTTATCTAATGTAG
- the gshA gene encoding glutamate--cysteine ligase, with protein MVLLKGFEIEMYTGTPQGEIVGLSDKIVADLNGFMREPDSRNVEYITKPSTSYENLLCALLSPRRELRKYLQRLGNYTLIPGSTLSLSGGDRFFRSDPSNPYHDYIEQTYGTNVVTASVHINVGISDPETLMRACRFIRLEAPLFLALSASSPFFNGQTTGYHSTRWGLFPQTPAYVPLFTSHAHHIQWVEEQLLAGTMQNVRHLWVSVRPNGDRRPYDLNRLELRICDLVTDPIALLAITALLEARLLQIINNPDLDPLTNSKLSPEELIALTTNNEIAAASASLDAQLQHWQDGRIILARDWIAELYQEVWAIAKQQGFSCFLSPLHKILREGNEAQQWLQLHSVGFDCQRVISQAIVATKEREMELEHKLCSSLLA; from the coding sequence GTGGTACTGCTAAAGGGCTTTGAGATTGAGATGTACACTGGCACACCTCAAGGTGAAATTGTTGGTCTCTCCGATAAGATTGTTGCGGACTTAAATGGGTTTATGCGAGAACCAGACAGTCGCAACGTGGAATACATAACAAAGCCATCCACAAGTTACGAAAATCTGTTGTGTGCTTTACTAAGTCCGCGTCGAGAATTACGCAAATACCTCCAGCGTTTGGGTAACTACACTTTGATACCTGGAAGTACTTTGTCTTTAAGTGGGGGCGATCGCTTCTTTCGTTCTGACCCCAGCAATCCCTATCATGATTATATTGAGCAGACCTACGGCACAAATGTCGTCACTGCCAGCGTACACATTAATGTAGGTATTAGCGACCCAGAAACATTAATGCGGGCTTGTCGATTTATTCGCTTAGAAGCACCCTTATTTCTGGCCCTGAGTGCTTCATCACCCTTTTTCAATGGTCAAACCACTGGCTATCACTCGACTCGTTGGGGTTTATTTCCCCAAACTCCCGCCTACGTACCATTATTTACCAGCCATGCCCATCATATTCAATGGGTAGAAGAGCAGTTATTAGCTGGAACAATGCAAAATGTCCGGCATTTATGGGTATCGGTTAGACCAAATGGCGATCGCCGCCCTTATGATCTCAATCGTCTCGAATTGCGAATTTGTGATTTAGTCACAGACCCCATTGCTTTACTCGCAATTACCGCATTGTTAGAAGCACGTTTATTGCAGATAATTAATAACCCAGATTTAGATCCTTTAACTAACAGTAAATTATCACCAGAAGAATTAATTGCACTGACCACTAACAATGAAATAGCAGCCGCTAGTGCCAGTTTGGATGCTCAACTACAACATTGGCAAGATGGCAGAATTATTTTAGCCAGAGATTGGATTGCGGAACTATATCAAGAAGTTTGGGCGATCGCTAAACAACAAGGCTTTAGCTGTTTCTTGTCACCATTGCATAAAATTCTCCGTGAAGGCAATGAAGCCCAGCAATGGCTACAACTTCATAGCGTCGGTTTTGACTGTCAGCGCGTTATTTCTCAGGCAATTGTGGCGACAAAAGAACGAGAAATGGAACTAGAACATAAATTGTGTTCTTCCTTACTGGCATAA
- a CDS encoding DUF2231 domain-containing protein: protein MLDFFTSLNDHNLPYPDTLHPIVVHFVIAMVLFAFFCDLVGYFTGKARLFEVSWWNMFVATIAIFVAIIFGQFEAGLAQPYDVAKSVLNIHTLIGWSLSGLIATITAWRYVLRSRNPQKLPVHYLAVGFVLVAIVGLQVYLGDELVWVYGLHTVPVVEAVKDGMLP, encoded by the coding sequence ATGCTTGATTTTTTTACATCGTTGAACGACCATAATCTACCCTATCCAGATACGCTACATCCCATTGTTGTTCACTTTGTAATTGCAATGGTATTGTTTGCATTTTTCTGTGACTTAGTAGGTTATTTTACTGGCAAGGCTCGCTTATTTGAGGTGAGTTGGTGGAATATGTTTGTTGCTACGATCGCCATTTTCGTAGCGATTATTTTTGGACAATTTGAAGCTGGTTTAGCCCAGCCTTACGACGTAGCTAAATCAGTTTTAAATATTCATACCCTGATTGGTTGGTCACTGTCTGGCCTCATCGCCACAATTACCGCCTGGCGCTATGTACTTCGTTCGCGTAACCCGCAAAAATTACCAGTTCATTATTTAGCCGTGGGATTTGTCTTAGTGGCAATTGTCGGCTTGCAAGTTTATTTAGGTGATGAATTGGTTTGGGTATATGGATTGCACACAGTACCGGTTGTTGAAGCTGTTAAGGATGGGATGCTGCCATGA
- a CDS encoding DUF2231 domain-containing protein yields MNSELINQLNVEIGANGLPYTLPIHPNLVHLTIGLFIIGITFDIVGVLFPMQKWVFKFLAITVERANFFDVGWYNMVAATAITFFTVAAGFYEMFLASPPTDIKSAWGMPAMETMLWHGIGGVVLLALFVGMTMWRGWQRFSWSKDYDVEVQWSYLFAGVAIMFLMFLHGTLGAQLAAEFGVHNTADRLLKLGEDLNTMLK; encoded by the coding sequence ATGAATTCAGAACTAATTAATCAATTAAATGTAGAAATAGGCGCTAACGGACTACCTTACACTCTGCCTATTCACCCAAATTTGGTGCATCTGACCATTGGTCTATTCATCATTGGTATTACCTTTGATATCGTCGGTGTTTTGTTCCCCATGCAAAAATGGGTGTTCAAATTTTTAGCGATTACTGTTGAACGAGCCAACTTCTTTGATGTGGGTTGGTACAACATGGTTGCGGCAACTGCCATCACCTTTTTTACTGTAGCTGCTGGCTTTTACGAAATGTTCTTAGCCTCTCCGCCAACAGATATCAAGAGTGCATGGGGAATGCCAGCAATGGAAACCATGCTGTGGCACGGTATTGGTGGTGTTGTCCTCCTCGCTTTATTTGTTGGGATGACCATGTGGAGAGGATGGCAACGCTTTTCTTGGAGTAAGGATTACGACGTAGAAGTGCAGTGGAGCTATTTATTTGCGGGAGTCGCAATTATGTTTTTGATGTTCCTGCACGGCACATTAGGAGCGCAGTTAGCTGCTGAATTTGGCGTTCACAACACCGCAGATAGACTACTGAAATTAGGCGAAGACCTGAACACAATGCTCAAATAA
- a CDS encoding cytochrome c oxidase subunit II, with protein MKLSKILSVLTLITGAIAISITSIWIGKQAYSWLPPQAAAESHLIDDLISFLVTLGAFIFLGVTSTLMYSVIFHRAEKGDLSDGPHIEGNVTLEVVWTAIPIMLVLWIAGYSSQVYEQMGIQGPTQLVHLHNPVGMESAYAAPQEGVISEPVEKIDVIAKQWAWVFHYPEKDVTSTELHLPSDRRVRLALQSEDVLHGFYIPAFRLKQDIIPNHTIDFEFTPIRQGQYHLTDSQYSGTYFATMQANVVVESDEDYHKWLAKIATHKLSPANNQAASEYAQTANEPVKNGWDTVVPAAPPLVNYSG; from the coding sequence ATGAAACTCTCAAAGATTTTAAGTGTATTAACATTAATTACTGGTGCGATCGCAATTAGCATCACCAGTATCTGGATAGGTAAACAAGCCTATTCCTGGCTACCTCCCCAAGCGGCGGCCGAATCTCATCTGATTGACGATTTGATTAGTTTTTTGGTGACATTAGGTGCATTTATTTTTCTGGGTGTCACCAGCACTTTGATGTATTCTGTGATTTTCCATCGTGCTGAAAAAGGCGACCTCAGCGATGGCCCCCACATTGAAGGTAACGTCACTTTGGAAGTTGTCTGGACAGCCATCCCCATTATGTTAGTACTGTGGATTGCTGGCTATAGCTCCCAAGTTTACGAACAAATGGGTATTCAAGGCCCCACCCAACTAGTGCATTTGCATAACCCCGTGGGGATGGAATCAGCTTATGCTGCACCCCAAGAAGGTGTAATCAGTGAACCTGTAGAAAAAATTGATGTCATCGCCAAACAATGGGCGTGGGTATTTCATTACCCTGAAAAAGATGTTACCAGTACCGAATTGCATTTACCAAGCGATCGCCGCGTGCGTTTAGCACTGCAATCAGAAGACGTACTGCATGGCTTTTATATCCCAGCATTCCGCCTCAAACAAGACATCATTCCCAACCATACCATCGACTTTGAATTTACCCCCATTCGCCAGGGTCAATATCACCTCACCGACTCCCAATATAGCGGCACTTACTTTGCCACCATGCAGGCAAACGTAGTTGTGGAATCTGACGAAGACTATCACAAATGGTTGGCTAAAATCGCCACACACAAACTCTCCCCCGCCAATAACCAAGCGGCTTCTGAATACGCCCAAACAGCCAATGAACCCGTGAAAAATGGTTGGGATACCGTCGTACCCGCCGCACCTCCTTTGGTTAATTATTCCGGTTGA